The following proteins are encoded in a genomic region of Burkholderia pyrrocinia:
- a CDS encoding phosphatidylglycerophosphatase A, whose amino-acid sequence MQTDPTPAHAAPEPGAAQNAPQRATARFMLSHPAHIVSLGFGSGLAPFMPGTFGSLFGWLSFVVLSRYLTVPEWWALIAAGFVAGTWITGFTARKMGTADPGPIVWDEIVAIWLVMLFVTPATFVGQLWTFVAFRIFDMLKPPPIRYFERRLKGGLGIMADDLIAAFMTLLVIALWRSVVG is encoded by the coding sequence ATGCAGACTGACCCGACGCCCGCGCACGCCGCGCCCGAGCCCGGCGCCGCGCAGAACGCGCCGCAGCGCGCGACCGCGCGCTTCATGCTGTCGCATCCGGCGCACATCGTGTCGCTCGGCTTCGGCAGCGGGCTCGCGCCGTTCATGCCCGGCACGTTCGGCTCGCTGTTCGGCTGGCTCTCGTTCGTCGTGCTCAGCCGCTACCTGACGGTGCCCGAATGGTGGGCGCTGATCGCGGCCGGCTTCGTGGCGGGCACGTGGATCACCGGTTTCACCGCGAGGAAGATGGGCACGGCCGATCCGGGCCCCATCGTCTGGGACGAAATCGTCGCGATCTGGCTCGTGATGCTGTTCGTCACGCCCGCGACATTCGTCGGCCAGTTATGGACGTTCGTCGCGTTCCGCATCTTCGACATGCTCAAGCCGCCGCCGATCCGCTATTTCGAGCGCCGCCTGAAAGGCGGGCTCGGCATCATGGCAGACGACCTGATCGCCGCGTTCATGACGCTGCTCGTGATCGCCCTGTGGCGCTCCGTCGTCGGCTGA
- a CDS encoding barstar family protein, protein MSDSIYAHDTAAAELFAAGDGNLFQRVIQLHAAAQAVTAPEQQEAEPGLSSNEEPMSLFTTVRPNLVQSIRAFRVQDLADEASRLGQHFLYAYCGAAQSKQEVMETIATSFLFPKHFGKNYDALYDCLTDLVAKAGAQPGFVIVLEGLPIAQKFDKEGRETLLDVFREASEFWAERKVAFRVFYSFA, encoded by the coding sequence ATGAGCGACTCCATCTACGCGCACGACACGGCGGCGGCGGAACTGTTCGCGGCCGGCGACGGCAATCTGTTTCAGCGCGTGATCCAACTGCACGCGGCGGCACAGGCCGTCACCGCACCGGAACAGCAGGAAGCCGAGCCCGGGCTTTCATCGAACGAGGAGCCTATGAGCCTTTTCACGACCGTGCGACCCAATCTCGTGCAGTCGATCCGCGCGTTCCGCGTGCAGGATCTCGCCGACGAAGCCAGCCGGCTTGGCCAGCACTTCCTGTACGCGTATTGCGGCGCCGCGCAGTCGAAACAGGAAGTGATGGAAACGATCGCGACGTCGTTCCTGTTCCCGAAGCATTTCGGGAAGAACTACGACGCGCTGTACGACTGCCTGACCGACCTCGTCGCGAAGGCCGGCGCACAGCCCGGTTTCGTGATCGTCCTCGAAGGGCTGCCGATCGCGCAGAAATTCGACAAGGAAGGGCGCGAGACGCTGCTCGACGTGTTCCGCGAGGCGTCCGAGTTCTGGGCCGAGCGCAAGGTCGCGTTCCGCGTGTTCTACTCGTTCGCGTAA
- a CDS encoding CinA family protein, whose translation MPTDSVVHQLAIRAGNKLRDEHLTLATAESCTGGMIAAAITDISGSSQWFERGFVTYSNQAKIDMIGVPPDLIDKHGAVSEPVARAMAEGALRNSRAQVALSVTGIAGPAGGSEKKPVGTVSFGWSNRLHTDVETLVFKGDREQIRTQAAVHALRGLLKLLDEREG comes from the coding sequence ATGCCAACCGATTCCGTCGTCCACCAGCTTGCGATCCGCGCAGGCAACAAGCTGCGTGACGAGCACCTGACGCTCGCCACCGCCGAATCCTGCACGGGCGGCATGATCGCCGCGGCGATCACCGACATCTCCGGCAGCAGCCAGTGGTTCGAGCGCGGCTTCGTCACGTACTCGAACCAGGCCAAGATCGACATGATCGGCGTGCCGCCCGACCTGATCGACAAGCACGGCGCCGTCAGCGAGCCGGTCGCGCGCGCGATGGCCGAAGGTGCGCTGCGCAACAGCCGCGCGCAGGTCGCGCTGTCCGTCACGGGCATCGCGGGCCCGGCGGGCGGCAGCGAGAAGAAGCCGGTCGGCACCGTGTCGTTCGGATGGAGCAACCGGCTGCATACCGACGTCGAGACGCTCGTGTTCAAGGGCGACCGCGAGCAGATCCGCACGCAGGCGGCCGTGCATGCGCTGCGCGGGCTCCTGAAACTGCTCGACGAACGCGAAGGCTGA
- a CDS encoding NADP-dependent malic enzyme yields the protein MSTQASSKAKLREAALDYHEFPTPGKIAIAPTKQMINQRDLALAYSPGVAYACEEIVENPLNAARFTARSNLVGVVTNGTAVLGLGNIGPLASKPVMEGKAVLFKKFAGIDVFDIELNESDPHKLVDVIAALEPTFGGINLEDIKAPDCFIVEREARKRMKIPVFHDDQHGTAIVVAAAVTNGLKVVGKDIKKVKLVASGAGAAALACLDLLVDIGLPLENITVTDLAGVVYKGRAELMDPDKERFARETEARTLAEVIDGADIFLGLSAAGVLKQDMVKDMAERPLILALANPTPEILPELALEVRPDAVLATGRTDYPNQVNNVLCFPFIFRGALDVGATTITREMEIAAVNAIAELAQQEQSDIVTTAYGIQDLSFGPEYLIPKPFDPRLIVKIAPAVAQAAMDGGVATRPIEDMEAYRVHLQQFVYHSGTTMKPIFQIARAAPEEKKRVVFAEGEEERVLRAVQIIVDEKLAKPILIGRPSVIEHRIQRYGLRLNPGVDFTVVNTEHDERYRDFWQTYYKLMARKGISEQLARVEMRRRTTLIGSMLLKKGEADGMICGTISTTHRHLHFIDQVIGKRAGCSVYAAMNGLVLPGRQIFLVDTHVNVDPTPEQLAEITIMAAEEVRRFGIEPKVALLSHSNFGTSNAPSAKKMRDTLAILQETAPDLKVDGEMHGDVALDAALRKEILPESTLEGEANLLILPNIDAANIAYNLLKTAAGNNIAIGPILLGAAQPVHVLTESATVRRIVNMAALLVADVAAR from the coding sequence ATGTCCACCCAAGCCTCTTCCAAAGCCAAGCTCCGCGAAGCCGCGCTCGACTATCACGAATTCCCGACCCCCGGGAAGATCGCGATCGCTCCGACCAAGCAGATGATCAACCAGCGCGACCTCGCGCTCGCGTATTCGCCGGGCGTTGCGTATGCGTGCGAGGAGATCGTCGAGAATCCGCTGAACGCGGCGCGTTTCACCGCGCGCAGCAACCTGGTCGGCGTCGTCACGAACGGCACGGCGGTGCTCGGTCTCGGCAACATCGGCCCGCTCGCGTCGAAGCCGGTGATGGAAGGCAAGGCCGTACTGTTCAAGAAGTTCGCCGGTATCGACGTGTTCGACATCGAGCTGAACGAGTCGGATCCGCACAAGCTGGTCGACGTGATCGCCGCGCTGGAGCCCACCTTCGGCGGGATCAACCTGGAAGACATCAAGGCGCCGGACTGCTTCATCGTCGAGCGCGAAGCGCGCAAGCGGATGAAGATTCCGGTGTTCCACGACGATCAGCACGGCACCGCGATCGTCGTGGCCGCGGCCGTCACGAACGGCCTGAAGGTCGTCGGCAAGGACATCAAGAAGGTGAAGCTCGTCGCGTCCGGCGCGGGCGCGGCCGCGCTCGCGTGTCTCGACCTGCTGGTCGATATCGGGCTGCCGCTCGAAAACATCACGGTGACCGACCTGGCCGGCGTGGTCTACAAGGGCCGCGCCGAGCTGATGGATCCGGACAAGGAGCGTTTCGCACGCGAAACCGAAGCACGTACGCTGGCCGAAGTGATCGACGGCGCGGACATCTTCCTCGGCCTGTCGGCCGCCGGCGTGCTGAAGCAGGACATGGTGAAGGACATGGCCGAGCGCCCGCTGATCCTCGCGCTCGCGAACCCGACGCCGGAAATCCTGCCGGAACTCGCGCTCGAAGTGCGCCCGGACGCGGTGCTGGCCACGGGCCGCACGGATTACCCGAACCAGGTCAACAACGTGCTGTGCTTCCCGTTCATCTTTCGTGGCGCGCTCGACGTCGGCGCGACGACGATCACGCGTGAAATGGAGATCGCCGCAGTCAATGCGATCGCCGAACTCGCGCAGCAGGAGCAGAGCGACATCGTCACGACCGCGTACGGCATCCAGGACCTGTCGTTCGGGCCCGAATACCTGATTCCGAAGCCGTTCGATCCGCGCCTGATCGTGAAGATCGCGCCGGCCGTCGCGCAGGCTGCGATGGACGGCGGTGTTGCGACGCGCCCGATCGAGGACATGGAGGCGTACCGGGTTCACCTCCAGCAGTTCGTGTATCACAGCGGCACGACGATGAAGCCGATCTTCCAGATCGCGCGCGCCGCGCCGGAAGAGAAGAAGCGTGTTGTGTTCGCGGAAGGTGAAGAAGAGCGCGTGTTGCGCGCCGTTCAGATCATCGTCGACGAAAAACTTGCGAAGCCGATCCTGATCGGCCGCCCGTCGGTGATCGAGCACCGTATCCAGCGCTACGGCCTGCGCCTGAATCCGGGTGTCGACTTCACGGTCGTCAACACCGAACACGACGAGCGTTACCGCGACTTCTGGCAGACGTACTACAAGCTGATGGCGCGCAAGGGCATCAGCGAGCAGCTCGCGCGCGTCGAGATGCGCCGCCGTACGACGCTGATCGGCTCGATGCTGCTGAAGAAGGGCGAAGCGGACGGGATGATCTGCGGCACGATCAGCACCACGCACCGCCACCTGCACTTCATCGACCAGGTGATCGGCAAGCGCGCGGGCTGCAGCGTGTACGCGGCGATGAACGGCCTCGTGCTGCCGGGCCGCCAGATTTTCCTCGTCGACACGCACGTGAACGTCGATCCGACCCCGGAGCAACTGGCCGAGATCACGATCATGGCCGCGGAAGAAGTGCGCCGCTTCGGCATCGAGCCGAAGGTCGCGCTGCTGTCGCACTCGAATTTCGGCACGAGCAACGCGCCTTCGGCGAAGAAGATGCGCGATACGCTCGCGATCCTGCAGGAAACCGCGCCGGACCTGAAGGTCGACGGCGAGATGCACGGCGACGTCGCGCTGGATGCCGCGCTGCGCAAGGAGATCCTGCCGGAATCGACGCTGGAAGGCGAAGCCAACCTGCTGATCCTGCCGAACATCGATGCCGCGAACATCGCATACAACCTGCTGAAGACGGCCGCCGGCAACAACATCGCGATCGGGCCGATCCTGCTGGGCGCCGCGCAGCCGGTGCACGTGCTGACCGAATCGGCCACCGTGCGCCGGATCGTCAACATGGCGGCGCTGCTCGTCGCCGACGTGGCCGCGCGCTGA
- the thiL gene encoding thiamine-phosphate kinase, which yields MPAALSEFSLIERFFTRRAAQGARASTLGIGDDCALITPRSGKLLAISTDMLVEGRHFFPDVAPDALGHKTLAVNLSDLAAMGAEPRAFTLACALPRADAAWLEAFSNGLFALAERFGCELIGGDTTSGPLNLCVTVFGEVAPDAALRRDAARDGDDVWVSGTLGDARAGLGVARGEWAAGANEAAAFRRALERPEPRIALGLALAGVAHAALDISDGLAGDLQHILARSNVRAEIDADAVPRSAALATLPPDVQRRCTLAGGDDYELCFTAPAAARAAVEAAGATAGVPVTRIGTIRALSAPSEQPAIAWRDTAGAPLALTLHGFDHFHAD from the coding sequence GTGCCAGCCGCCCTTTCCGAGTTTTCGCTGATCGAACGCTTCTTCACGCGCCGTGCCGCGCAGGGCGCACGCGCGTCGACGCTCGGCATCGGCGACGATTGCGCGCTGATTACACCCCGATCCGGGAAATTGCTGGCCATTTCGACGGACATGCTGGTCGAAGGCCGTCACTTCTTCCCCGACGTCGCGCCCGACGCGCTCGGCCACAAGACGCTCGCGGTCAACCTGTCCGACCTCGCGGCGATGGGCGCCGAGCCGCGCGCGTTCACGCTCGCGTGCGCGCTGCCGCGCGCCGATGCGGCGTGGCTCGAGGCGTTCAGCAACGGGCTGTTCGCGCTCGCCGAGCGGTTCGGCTGCGAGCTGATCGGCGGCGACACGACGAGCGGGCCGCTGAACCTGTGCGTGACCGTATTCGGCGAAGTCGCGCCCGACGCGGCGCTGCGGCGCGATGCCGCACGCGACGGCGACGACGTCTGGGTGTCCGGCACGCTCGGCGACGCGCGCGCCGGCCTCGGCGTCGCACGCGGCGAATGGGCGGCCGGCGCGAACGAAGCGGCCGCGTTCCGGCGCGCGCTCGAGCGCCCCGAGCCGCGCATCGCGCTCGGCCTTGCGCTCGCGGGCGTCGCGCACGCGGCGCTCGACATCTCGGACGGCCTCGCCGGCGACCTGCAGCACATCCTGGCGCGCTCGAACGTGCGCGCCGAGATCGACGCCGACGCGGTGCCGCGCTCGGCCGCGCTCGCGACGCTGCCGCCCGACGTGCAGCGCCGCTGTACGCTGGCGGGCGGCGACGACTACGAACTGTGCTTCACTGCGCCGGCTGCGGCCCGCGCGGCGGTCGAAGCGGCTGGCGCGACGGCCGGCGTTCCGGTCACGCGAATCGGTACAATACGCGCGTTGTCCGCGCCGTCGGAGCAGCCCGCGATCGCGTGGCGCGACACCGCCGGCGCGCCCCTGGCTCTCACGTTGCACGGCTTCGACCACTTCCATGCAGACTGA
- a CDS encoding ribonuclease → MARKWLRNGALASVFAMFAMGIVGTPTGSLVSAAYARQAVSADVAASGLDTVPTARLPREAVTTLGLIGAGGPYPYEKDGVVFGNRERILPKAKRGYYHEYTVPTPRARNRGARRIVCGGPLRRIDNCYFTDDHYSSFKRIVE, encoded by the coding sequence ATGGCACGCAAGTGGCTCCGCAACGGCGCGCTCGCGTCCGTCTTCGCGATGTTCGCGATGGGTATCGTCGGCACGCCGACGGGCAGTCTGGTTTCCGCCGCCTACGCACGGCAGGCCGTTTCGGCCGACGTGGCCGCCAGCGGGCTCGATACGGTCCCGACCGCCCGTCTTCCACGCGAGGCCGTGACCACGCTGGGCCTGATCGGCGCCGGCGGCCCCTATCCGTACGAGAAAGACGGCGTCGTGTTCGGCAACCGCGAGCGGATCCTGCCGAAGGCGAAGCGCGGCTACTACCATGAATACACGGTGCCGACGCCGCGCGCACGCAATCGCGGCGCGCGACGGATCGTGTGCGGCGGGCCATTGCGGCGGATCGACAACTGTTATTTCACAGACGACCACTACAGCAGTTTTAAACGTATTGTTGAATGA
- the pyrF gene encoding orotidine-5'-phosphate decarboxylase: protein MSSPLTFIESLRAAWQRTNSLLCVGLDPEPSRFPVQFDGQPDAIFEFCRQIVDATAQYASAFKPQIAYFAAHRAEDQLERLIAHIHLQHPGLPVILDAKRGDIGSTAEQYAREAFERYRADAVTVNPYMGYDSVEPYFEHEGRGVIVLCRTSNPGGSDLQFLDTNGRPLYQVVADLAANKWNAKNGQLGLVVGATFPKEIEIVRGIVGDMPLLIPGIGAQGGDVQATVNAGRTADATGMMINSSRAILYASKGEDFAEAAALAAQKTRDTINAYR from the coding sequence ATGTCTTCCCCGCTTACTTTCATTGAATCGCTGCGCGCCGCGTGGCAGCGCACGAATTCGCTGCTGTGCGTCGGCCTCGATCCCGAGCCGTCGCGCTTTCCCGTGCAGTTCGACGGCCAGCCCGACGCGATCTTCGAATTCTGCCGGCAGATCGTCGACGCGACCGCGCAATACGCGAGCGCGTTCAAGCCGCAGATCGCCTACTTCGCCGCGCATCGCGCGGAAGACCAGCTCGAGCGGCTGATCGCGCACATCCACCTCCAGCATCCGGGCCTGCCCGTGATCCTCGACGCGAAGCGCGGCGACATCGGCAGCACGGCCGAGCAGTACGCGCGCGAAGCGTTCGAGCGCTATCGCGCGGACGCCGTCACGGTGAACCCGTACATGGGCTACGACTCGGTCGAGCCGTACTTCGAGCACGAAGGCCGTGGCGTGATCGTGCTGTGCCGCACGTCGAACCCGGGCGGCTCGGACCTGCAGTTCCTCGACACGAACGGCCGGCCGCTGTACCAGGTCGTCGCGGATCTCGCGGCGAACAAGTGGAACGCGAAGAACGGCCAGCTCGGCCTCGTGGTCGGCGCGACGTTCCCGAAGGAAATCGAGATCGTGCGCGGGATCGTCGGCGACATGCCGCTCCTGATCCCCGGCATCGGCGCGCAGGGCGGCGACGTGCAGGCGACCGTCAACGCGGGCCGCACGGCCGACGCGACGGGCATGATGATCAACTCGTCGCGCGCGATCCTGTACGCGAGCAAGGGCGAGGATTTCGCCGAAGCCGCGGCGCTCGCCGCGCAAAAGACCCGCGACACGATCAACGCATATCGCTGA
- a CDS encoding SDR family NAD(P)-dependent oxidoreductase: MTIDTSAHDPQTTRYARYPSLEDRAVLITGGATGIGASFVEHFAQQGARVAFVDLDAAAGAALADSLAHVPHVRHAPLFIQCDLTDIDALRHAIDAIRARIGAIAVLVNNAANDTRHAIGDVTPASFDAGIAVNLRHQFFAAQAVIDDMKQQGGGAIVNLGSISWMLKNGGYPVYVMAKAAVQGLTRGLARDLGPFGIRVNSLVPGWVMTDKQRRLWLDDAGRAEIKAGQCLDAELLPADLARMALFLAADDSRMITAQDVIVDGGWV, translated from the coding sequence ATGACCATCGACACTTCCGCGCATGACCCGCAAACCACGCGCTATGCACGGTACCCGAGCCTCGAGGATCGCGCAGTGCTGATCACGGGCGGCGCGACCGGCATCGGCGCGTCGTTCGTCGAGCACTTCGCGCAGCAGGGCGCGCGCGTCGCGTTCGTCGACCTCGACGCGGCCGCCGGCGCCGCGCTGGCGGACAGCCTCGCGCACGTGCCGCACGTGCGTCATGCACCGCTGTTCATCCAGTGCGACCTGACCGACATCGACGCGCTGCGCCATGCGATCGACGCGATCCGCGCGCGGATCGGCGCGATCGCGGTGCTCGTGAACAACGCGGCGAACGACACGCGCCACGCGATCGGCGACGTGACGCCCGCATCGTTCGACGCGGGCATCGCGGTGAACCTGCGCCATCAGTTCTTCGCCGCGCAGGCGGTGATCGACGACATGAAGCAGCAGGGCGGCGGCGCGATCGTCAATCTCGGCTCGATCAGCTGGATGCTGAAGAACGGCGGCTATCCCGTCTACGTGATGGCGAAGGCGGCCGTGCAGGGCCTGACGCGGGGTCTCGCGCGCGACCTCGGCCCGTTCGGCATCCGCGTGAATTCGCTGGTGCCCGGCTGGGTGATGACCGACAAGCAGCGCCGGCTGTGGCTCGACGACGCGGGCCGTGCGGAGATCAAGGCCGGCCAGTGCCTCGACGCCGAACTGCTGCCCGCCGACCTCGCGCGGATGGCGCTGTTCCTCGCGGCCGACGACAGCCGGATGATCACCGCGCAGGACGTGATCGTCGACGGCGGCTGGGTCTGA
- a CDS encoding haloacid dehalogenase-like hydrolase — translation MPKLSRRLLSAFAASLCMTFAHAADLAHWPADSAKALNAMIAEHAHRGDYAVFDADNTTYRYDLEESLLPYLENRGVLTRDSLDPALKLIPFKDAADYKESLTSYYYRLCEIDDLVCYPWIAQAFAGLSLAELKRHIDAMLAGGKPIPIRYWQGDKVADGTVNPPRFFRGMQELYNALRENGIDVYVMTAAHEELARLVLSDPKYGYNVKPQNVIGVTTLLRNPATGALTTSRLQIKAGKYDEAANRNLVITPFLMNPMTWYEGKLGSIAGWIDQWKKPVLVAGDTPASDGYMLLNATDVARGGVRVWVNKKDKQMAQIRAWSDESAARQKSLGLPVTADKNWIVVKPDAIQ, via the coding sequence ATGCCCAAGTTGTCCCGCCGTCTTCTGAGCGCGTTCGCCGCGTCGCTGTGCATGACGTTCGCCCATGCGGCGGATCTTGCGCACTGGCCGGCCGACAGCGCGAAGGCGCTGAACGCGATGATCGCCGAGCACGCGCACCGCGGCGACTACGCGGTGTTCGATGCCGACAACACGACCTACCGTTACGACCTCGAAGAATCGCTGCTGCCTTATCTCGAGAACCGCGGCGTGCTGACGCGCGACTCGCTCGACCCTGCGCTGAAGCTGATCCCGTTCAAGGATGCCGCCGACTACAAGGAATCGCTGACGAGCTACTACTACCGGCTGTGCGAGATCGACGATCTGGTCTGCTACCCGTGGATCGCGCAGGCGTTCGCGGGGCTGTCGCTCGCCGAGCTGAAGCGCCACATCGACGCGATGCTCGCCGGCGGCAAGCCGATCCCGATCCGCTACTGGCAGGGCGACAAGGTTGCCGACGGCACGGTCAACCCGCCGCGTTTCTTCCGCGGGATGCAGGAGCTGTACAACGCGCTGCGCGAGAACGGGATCGACGTCTACGTGATGACGGCCGCGCACGAGGAGCTTGCGCGGCTCGTGCTGTCCGACCCGAAGTACGGCTACAACGTGAAGCCGCAGAACGTGATCGGCGTGACGACGCTGCTGCGCAACCCGGCGACCGGTGCGCTGACGACGTCGCGGCTGCAGATCAAGGCCGGCAAGTACGACGAGGCGGCGAACCGCAATCTGGTGATCACGCCGTTCCTGATGAACCCGATGACGTGGTACGAAGGCAAGCTCGGTTCGATCGCCGGCTGGATCGACCAGTGGAAGAAGCCGGTGCTCGTCGCGGGCGACACGCCGGCGTCCGACGGCTACATGCTGCTGAACGCGACCGACGTCGCGCGCGGCGGCGTGCGCGTGTGGGTGAACAAGAAGGACAAGCAGATGGCGCAGATCCGCGCGTGGTCGGACGAATCGGCCGCGCGGCAGAAGTCGCTCGGCCTGCCGGTCACGGCGGACAAGAACTGGATCGTCGTCAAGCCCGACGCGATCCAGTAA
- a CDS encoding aldose 1-epimerase — MTATSARASSSTNQSRRARLAAAAQPVSPGPQTAAFAQGVGAAHAAVVTLSNASLRLDVLPHLGGGIARFDWRGDNGVLMPVFRRCEHPETATDPNELACYPLLPYSNRIGDGRFECDGRRVAVPRNRRDEPLPIHGDGWLAPWQVDDATDTSLQLSLDRTGGAPYAFRAIQSFELDGATLSIALTIENAGRARLPFGLGVHPFLVRDAVTELAAAAGGLWLSGADFLPVRHVSVPPAWQFGVAYPLPAVLVNHAFTGWGGHATVSWPRRGLSLTVAADTDAYVLYTPPGEDFFCFEPVDHPINAMNLPGGAAAHGMTLLAPGERLTRRFAFTVERADARGNASAREGRRRRG, encoded by the coding sequence ATGACCGCCACGTCCGCGCGCGCATCGTCGTCCACCAACCAGTCGCGCCGTGCCCGTCTGGCCGCCGCCGCGCAGCCGGTCAGCCCCGGCCCGCAGACGGCCGCATTCGCGCAGGGCGTTGGCGCCGCGCACGCGGCGGTCGTCACGCTGTCGAACGCGTCGCTGCGGCTCGACGTGCTGCCGCACCTGGGCGGCGGCATCGCGCGCTTCGACTGGCGCGGCGACAACGGCGTGCTGATGCCGGTGTTCCGCCGCTGCGAGCACCCGGAGACGGCGACGGACCCGAACGAGCTCGCGTGCTACCCGCTGCTGCCTTACTCGAACCGGATCGGCGACGGGCGTTTCGAATGCGACGGGCGCCGCGTCGCGGTGCCGCGCAACCGCCGCGACGAGCCGCTGCCGATCCACGGCGACGGCTGGCTCGCGCCGTGGCAGGTGGACGACGCGACCGACACGTCGCTGCAACTGTCGCTCGATCGCACCGGCGGCGCGCCGTATGCGTTTCGCGCGATCCAGTCGTTCGAACTCGACGGCGCGACGCTGTCGATCGCGCTGACGATCGAGAACGCGGGGCGTGCCCGGCTGCCGTTCGGGCTCGGCGTGCATCCGTTCCTCGTGCGCGACGCGGTGACCGAGCTGGCCGCGGCGGCCGGCGGGCTGTGGCTGTCGGGCGCCGATTTCCTGCCGGTGCGGCACGTGAGCGTGCCGCCGGCCTGGCAGTTCGGCGTCGCGTATCCGCTGCCGGCTGTGCTCGTCAATCATGCGTTCACCGGCTGGGGCGGCCACGCGACGGTGAGCTGGCCGCGCCGCGGGCTTTCGCTGACCGTCGCGGCCGACACCGACGCGTACGTGCTCTATACGCCGCCCGGCGAGGATTTCTTCTGCTTCGAGCCGGTCGATCATCCGATCAATGCGATGAACCTGCCGGGCGGCGCGGCCGCGCACGGGATGACGCTGCTCGCGCCCGGCGAGCGGCTCACGCGACGTTTTGCGTTCACCGTCGAACGCGCCGATGCGCGCGGCAATGCCTCGGCACGCGAGGGACGCCGGCGACGCGGGTAA
- the araH gene encoding L-arabinose ABC transporter permease AraH → MQVRENLASAAVKSSADALVPQNDRQKWWQHLTEYSLIAIFVVMFVTMSLTVDHFFSIDNMLGLALSISQIGMVACTMMFCLASRDFDLSIGSTVAFSGVLCAMVLNATDNTFVAIIAAVAAGAAIGFVNGAVIAYLRINALITTLATMEIVRGLGFIVSKGQAVGVSSDTFIALGGLSLFGVSLPIWVTLLCFIAFGVLLNQTVYGRNTLAIGGNPEASRLAGINVERTRVYIFLIQGAVTALAGVILASRITSGQPNAAQGFELNVISACVLGGVSLMGGRATISGVVIGVLIMGTVENVMNLMNIDAFYQYLVRGAILLAAVLLDQLKNRGVRD, encoded by the coding sequence ATGCAAGTCAGGGAAAACCTCGCCAGTGCTGCCGTGAAGTCATCGGCCGACGCGCTGGTACCGCAGAACGACCGCCAGAAGTGGTGGCAGCATCTGACCGAATACAGCCTCATCGCGATCTTCGTGGTGATGTTCGTCACGATGTCGCTGACGGTCGATCATTTCTTCTCGATCGACAACATGCTCGGCCTCGCGCTGTCGATCTCGCAGATCGGCATGGTCGCGTGCACGATGATGTTCTGTCTCGCGTCGCGCGACTTCGACCTGTCGATCGGCTCGACCGTCGCGTTTTCGGGCGTGCTGTGCGCGATGGTGCTGAACGCGACCGACAACACGTTCGTCGCGATCATCGCGGCGGTCGCGGCGGGCGCCGCGATCGGCTTCGTGAACGGCGCGGTGATCGCGTACCTGCGCATCAACGCGCTGATCACGACGCTCGCGACGATGGAGATCGTGCGCGGGCTCGGCTTCATCGTGTCGAAGGGGCAGGCGGTCGGCGTGTCGTCGGACACGTTCATCGCGCTCGGCGGGCTGTCGCTGTTCGGCGTGTCGCTGCCGATCTGGGTCACGCTGCTGTGCTTCATCGCGTTCGGCGTGCTGCTGAACCAGACCGTGTACGGCCGCAACACGCTCGCGATCGGCGGCAACCCCGAGGCGTCGCGGCTCGCGGGGATCAACGTCGAACGCACGCGCGTCTACATCTTCCTGATCCAGGGCGCGGTGACGGCGCTCGCGGGCGTGATCCTCGCGTCGCGCATCACGTCGGGCCAGCCGAATGCCGCGCAGGGCTTCGAGCTGAACGTGATCTCCGCGTGCGTGCTCGGCGGCGTGTCGCTGATGGGCGGTCGCGCGACGATCTCGGGCGTCGTGATCGGTGTGCTGATCATGGGCACCGTCGAGAACGTGATGAACCTGATGAACATCGACGCGTTCTACCAGTACCTCGTGCGCGGCGCGATCCTGCTCGCGGCCGTGCTGCTCGACCAGCTGAAGAACCGCGGCGTACGCGACTGA